One window of the Anaeromyxobacter dehalogenans 2CP-C genome contains the following:
- a CDS encoding aminoacyl-tRNA deacylase produces the protein MIPERIDRYLRAHHPGCAHTTHLRTVAAQRLAAAEHVSGTRVAKTVVVSLDGALVLAVVGADRVVDLDVLRAASGAAQAGFVPEAAFARRFEPCEAGAEPPLGVFGLPIYVDAALAQQPWIVMRGGTHEDAVRLRTDEWLREEHAAVVDELGRART, from the coding sequence ATGATCCCCGAGCGCATCGACCGGTACCTGCGCGCGCACCACCCCGGCTGCGCGCACACCACCCACCTGCGCACGGTGGCGGCGCAGCGCCTCGCGGCCGCGGAGCACGTGAGCGGCACGCGGGTGGCGAAGACGGTGGTGGTGAGCCTCGACGGCGCCCTGGTGCTGGCGGTGGTGGGCGCGGACCGCGTGGTGGACCTCGACGTGCTGCGGGCCGCGAGCGGCGCGGCGCAGGCAGGGTTCGTCCCGGAGGCCGCGTTCGCGCGCCGCTTCGAGCCGTGCGAGGCCGGCGCGGAGCCGCCGCTCGGCGTGTTCGGCCTGCCCATCTACGTGGACGCGGCGCTCGCCCAGCAGCCCTGGATCGTCATGCGCGGCGGCACGCACGAGGACGCGGTCCGGCTGCGCACCGACGAGTGGCTGCGCGAGGAGCACGCCGCGGTGGTGGACGAGCTGGGCCGGGCGCGGACGTAG
- a CDS encoding 4Fe-4S binding protein, which yields MNPKLDVLPSALPTPPPPAPERGARWTNPWRALPRVRWAVQLAYLAFLLLVGWQFMRFYDAVRGGGPIDVARPPSVEAFLPIAALVSLKRFLLTRYWDEIHPAGLTILLAALTTAFVARKAFCSWVCPVGTISRAFWWLGRKLLWRRGWPAVPRWLDLPLASLKYLLLGFFVWTVFVQMPLAAIEGFMQAPYNVVADAKMLELLLHPSTTFLTVVGVLAALSLVVKHFWCRYLCPYGALLGVVSWFSPVSVRRDPEACNDCRACTRACPNEIQVHAKLRVLSTECTGCMSCVAACTTRDCLGVTRKGARTLSPWLVPALTLGVMVGFWAIAAATGFWQTIVPPEAFRWAYRVMGIG from the coding sequence CCCGCCCCCGCCCGCCCCCGAGCGCGGCGCCCGCTGGACCAACCCCTGGCGCGCGCTGCCCCGGGTCCGCTGGGCGGTGCAGCTCGCTTACCTGGCGTTCCTGCTGCTGGTCGGCTGGCAGTTCATGCGGTTCTACGACGCGGTCCGGGGCGGCGGGCCCATCGACGTGGCGCGCCCGCCGTCGGTCGAGGCGTTCCTGCCGATCGCCGCGCTCGTCTCGCTGAAGCGCTTCCTGCTCACGCGCTACTGGGACGAGATCCACCCGGCCGGCCTCACCATCCTGCTCGCGGCGCTGACCACCGCGTTCGTGGCGCGCAAGGCGTTCTGCTCCTGGGTCTGCCCGGTGGGCACGATCTCGCGCGCGTTCTGGTGGCTCGGCCGCAAGCTCCTGTGGCGCCGGGGCTGGCCGGCGGTGCCCCGCTGGCTGGACCTGCCGCTCGCCTCGCTGAAGTACCTCCTGCTCGGCTTCTTCGTCTGGACGGTGTTCGTGCAGATGCCGCTCGCCGCGATCGAGGGCTTCATGCAGGCGCCCTACAACGTGGTCGCCGACGCGAAGATGCTGGAGCTGCTGCTCCACCCCTCGACCACGTTCCTCACGGTGGTCGGCGTCCTCGCGGCGCTCTCGCTGGTGGTGAAGCACTTCTGGTGCCGGTACCTGTGCCCGTACGGCGCGCTCCTCGGCGTGGTGAGCTGGTTCTCGCCGGTGTCGGTGCGCCGCGACCCGGAGGCCTGCAACGACTGCCGCGCCTGCACCCGCGCCTGCCCCAACGAGATCCAGGTCCACGCCAAGCTCCGCGTGCTCTCCACCGAGTGCACCGGCTGCATGTCGTGCGTCGCGGCCTGCACCACGCGCGACTGCCTCGGCGTCACGCGGAAGGGCGCGCGGACGCTCTCCCCCTGGCTCGTGCCGGCGCTGACGCTCGGGGTGATGGTCGGGTTCTGGGCGATCGCCGCGGCGACCGGGTTCTGGCAGACGATCGTGCCGCCCGAGGCGTTCCGCTGGGCGTACCGGGTGATGGGGATCGGCTAG
- a CDS encoding YbhB/YbcL family Raf kinase inhibitor-like protein — translation MPLAIDSTAFAPGAEIPARHTCEGEDVSPALRFSGVPAAARALALVVDDPDAPDPAAPRTEWSHWILYDLPPSTAGLAEGLAPAALPPGTREGLNDWKRTGYGGPCPPIGRHRYFFTLYALDAPLGDLGRPTRARVLEALRGHVLEQAQLMGTYQKRGR, via the coding sequence GTGCCGCTCGCCATCGACTCGACCGCGTTCGCCCCGGGGGCCGAGATCCCCGCGCGCCACACCTGCGAGGGCGAGGACGTCTCGCCCGCGCTCCGCTTCTCCGGCGTGCCCGCCGCGGCCCGCGCGCTGGCGCTCGTGGTGGACGACCCCGACGCGCCGGATCCGGCCGCGCCGCGCACCGAGTGGTCGCACTGGATCCTGTACGACCTGCCGCCGTCCACCGCCGGCCTGGCGGAGGGCCTCGCGCCCGCGGCGCTGCCGCCGGGGACGCGCGAGGGGCTGAACGACTGGAAGCGCACCGGCTACGGCGGGCCCTGCCCGCCCATCGGCCGGCACCGCTACTTCTTCACGCTCTACGCGCTCGACGCGCCGCTCGGCGACCTGGGCCGCCCCACCCGCGCGCGCGTGCTCGAGGCGCTCCGCGGGCACGTGCTCGAGCAGGCCCAGCTCATGGGCACCTACCAGAAGCGAGGCCGCTGA